From the Aerococcus viridans genome, the window TGAGCAACTTGAAACTGCTGGGTGACTGCATCATCGATGCCTTTTTCATTATATGAAAGAATGTTTGAACGCATTTTTGTACCAAACATATTTTGTTCTTTTGCTTGTTTAAGTAAATTATTAAGTCCTGGAATTGGCTTCATTAATTGTACGCCATGTTCTTCATCTGCAAGTCCTTGATCTATTTTAATAAACGGAACAATTCCTTTATTGCTTAAATAATCTCCAGCATACTGACCTTCTATCCTATTATTCATCGTATGTTCAAATAAAATCGCGCCAATAATTTTATCCGGAGTAAAAGATGGAGATGTGATGATTCGTGTACGCATTTTGTGAACAAGATCAAACATTTCATCGTCATTTGAATACTGGTCTTCACTGACCCCATAAGCATTCAGAGCTTCTGGTGTACTACCACCGCTTTGATCAAGTGCCGCGATAAAGCCGTCTTTATTCTTTATAGTATCAAAATGTTCTTGATTCATTGATAAATTCCCCTCCATAGATTTTCTGAAATTCCCATAGTTATCCTTCACTAATTAGTTTATTAAAAATTTTCATCCTATACCGCCGATTTCATTTTTATTACAAATTTGAGCCTTACAGGCTCAAGGGGTAAACATTCTAAATAACAGGTCTTCTTTGCCTATTATCGCTGTTATTACATTTTCTGATTATAAAAGTGGCAGGGCTAACGCAATTGCCCCAATAATAATCGCTGTCCAGTTGAGTCCTTTCTGTGGGGAAAATAGCCCGATGATTCCTAGAACGACTGCAGCTACTCCCATCCATACCGGTTGCCAAAAGAAAGCGATTATCCCTACAAGAATTCCAATCCATCCTAACCATTGCCCAGTTGTCTTATTCATAATTTAT encodes:
- a CDS encoding fructose bisphosphate aldolase, giving the protein MNQEHFDTIKNKDGFIAALDQSGGSTPEALNAYGVSEDQYSNDDEMFDLVHKMRTRIITSPSFTPDKIIGAILFEHTMNNRIEGQYAGDYLSNKGIVPFIKIDQGLADEEHGVQLMKPIPGLNNLLKQAKEQNMFGTKMRSNILSYNEKGIDDAVTQQFQVAQEIIDAGLVPIVEPEVNIHSEDKEQIEEYLKQSIKNHLDALATDDYVMLKLTIPTKANLYQELADHSQVLRVVALSGGYERDEANEILSQNDNVIASFSRALTQDLSVNQSDADFDAKLKEAVDSIYEASVVKN